From the genome of Sinanaerobacter sp. ZZT-01:
TATATAACAAAACCAGTTGCTCAAAGTTATCTTGGTGTGGATTCTGAATTTATTCACTTCACAGGATGTAAAATCAATCATGTATTCCATCCTCCTTTCCACCTAGTCCAAGATATTTTTCACGCAGATAGCCGGCCTGTTCCTCTGTAATTATACCTGACCAAAGGTCAGCATTAATGGCTCCATATAATTCATCCGACAGACAATCAAGATGCAGAACCTGTTCTTTTTCACCTTGCAGGTAATCCTTGATTGCCTTTTGAATGCTGCTGGATAATCCGGTTTCCAGATAGGTCTTTTTGTTGGGCTTACCATCCGGTGCGGTTTCTGTAGGTTCAGATTCCAGTTCCAGCAGTCCCTCAATGGAAAGACCAAGAGCCTTGGATAGCTTGGAAAGTGTTCCCGCTCCGCATCGGTCGAGATGTGTTTTTCCCGAATATATGTCTGCGAGAGTCGCCCATGGAATCCCGCTGATTTTTGATAAACGATAGCGGGACATATTCATGTCCTGCATAAGCTGTTGTATTGTCATTTTCATCACCTGTTTCCATTATA
Proteins encoded in this window:
- a CDS encoding helix-turn-helix transcriptional regulator yields the protein MTIQQLMQDMNMSRYRLSKISGIPWATLADIYSGKTHLDRCGAGTLSKLSKALGLSIEGLLELESEPTETAPDGKPNKKTYLETGLSSSIQKAIKDYLQGEKEQVLHLDCLSDELYGAINADLWSGIITEEQAGYLREKYLGLGGKEDGIHD